One window of the Acinetobacter equi genome contains the following:
- the rpsR gene encoding 30S ribosomal protein S18 — MARFYRRRKFCRFTAENVTYIDYKDIDTLKQYITENGKIVPSRITGTKARYQRQLALAIKQARYLSLIAYTDNHK; from the coding sequence ATGGCACGTTTCTACCGTCGTCGCAAGTTCTGCCGCTTTACAGCTGAGAACGTTACATATATCGACTACAAAGATATCGACACTTTAAAACAGTACATCACTGAAAACGGCAAGATTGTTCCTAGCCGTATTACAGGTACTAAAGCTCGTTACCAACGTCAATTGGCGTTAGCTATCAAACAAGCTCGTTACTTGTCTTTGATTGCTTACACTGACAATCATAAGTGA
- the alr gene encoding alanine racemase: MRQATVYIDREALQYNFNRVKQLAPKAKIVSMVKANAYGHGVKDCLAALENTDAFGVACLEEALEIRQLGYKQDITLIEGVFSADEMHVVIEQNIEVIVHHQQQVDWLLANKDAYLAKNLKVWVKLNSGMNRLGFKIDVIKNIINQLKAEGFNCVLAMHFANADSDHPLNDEQIRQFLEVKNDCAPIMGSCCNSAAIYKYPELHFDYVRPGIMLYGATPFADKSVHDLDLKPVMTFTAEIIALNTIQAGEAVGYGSLYIAEKETQLAIVSIGYGDGYPRAFPKQNFVAINGQKVALVGRVAMDMIAIDVTGLNAPIGTKVELWGQNRLVDDVAEANGTIGYELLCRLSNRPVRKQI, from the coding sequence GTGCGCCAAGCAACAGTTTATATTGATCGTGAAGCACTTCAATATAATTTCAATAGAGTCAAACAACTTGCACCAAAAGCTAAAATAGTCAGCATGGTTAAAGCCAATGCTTATGGTCATGGAGTTAAAGACTGCTTAGCAGCCTTAGAAAATACAGATGCCTTTGGCGTTGCCTGCCTAGAAGAAGCACTTGAAATTCGTCAACTAGGTTATAAACAAGATATTACTCTTATTGAAGGCGTTTTTTCAGCAGATGAAATGCACGTTGTGATTGAGCAAAACATCGAAGTTATTGTTCATCATCAACAACAAGTAGATTGGCTATTGGCAAATAAAGATGCCTATCTTGCTAAAAACTTAAAAGTTTGGGTAAAACTAAATAGTGGTATGAATCGTTTAGGTTTTAAAATTGATGTAATTAAAAATATCATCAATCAATTAAAAGCTGAAGGTTTTAACTGTGTTTTAGCAATGCATTTTGCCAATGCAGATAGCGATCATCCTCTTAATGATGAACAAATTCGTCAATTCCTTGAAGTTAAAAATGATTGTGCTCCAATCATGGGATCATGTTGCAACTCTGCTGCTATTTATAAATATCCTGAGTTACATTTTGATTATGTGCGCCCAGGCATCATGCTCTATGGAGCAACACCATTTGCAGATAAATCTGTACATGATTTAGATTTAAAACCTGTAATGACATTTACAGCAGAAATTATTGCTTTAAATACGATTCAAGCAGGCGAAGCTGTTGGTTATGGCTCTTTATATATTGCAGAGAAAGAGACTCAACTTGCTATTGTTTCTATTGGCTATGGTGATGGTTATCCTCGTGCATTTCCAAAACAAAACTTTGTTGCTATTAATGGACAAAAAGTTGCTCTTGTTGGACGTGTAGCAATGGATATGATTGCAATTGATGTCACTGGTCTAAATGCTCCAATTGGTACAAAAGTCGAACTTTGGGGACAAAATAGATTAGTCGATGATGTTGCTGAAGCAAATGGTACGATTGGCTATGAGCTATTATGTCGTCTCAGCAACCGCCCTGTTAGAAAACAAATTTAA
- the trmB gene encoding tRNA (guanosine(46)-N7)-methyltransferase TrmB, whose protein sequence is MSNDLLDQQVVELDNLNEHREIVTFMRRSSPLNTSQRTALEQYAHLILEYPVGDLRQHFEHPERPLTVEIGFGMGRSLVLMAKANPERNFVGIEVHVPGIAQCVYEAGLAEVTNLRVLDADAIQVLREMPDNSINCVQLYFPDPWQKKRHFKRRFVAHERMELVEQKLELGGTFHSATDWEPYAEWMLDVLDNRPRLENLAGKGNSYPRPEWRPQTKFERRGIECGHKINDFIFKKIN, encoded by the coding sequence ATGTCGAACGATTTATTAGACCAGCAAGTTGTAGAGCTGGACAACCTGAACGAACACCGTGAAATTGTCACTTTTATGCGTCGTTCATCTCCATTAAATACATCTCAACGTACTGCGCTTGAACAATATGCTCACTTAATTTTGGAATATCCTGTTGGTGATCTACGTCAGCACTTTGAACATCCTGAGCGCCCTTTAACTGTTGAAATTGGCTTTGGTATGGGCCGTTCACTAGTTCTCATGGCAAAAGCAAATCCTGAACGTAACTTTGTGGGTATTGAAGTTCACGTACCTGGTATTGCTCAATGTGTTTATGAAGCTGGTCTTGCTGAAGTAACCAATTTACGCGTACTTGATGCAGATGCAATTCAAGTTTTACGTGAAATGCCAGATAATAGCATTAACTGTGTACAACTTTATTTCCCAGATCCATGGCAGAAAAAACGTCACTTCAAGCGTCGTTTCGTTGCACATGAACGCATGGAACTTGTTGAACAAAAGCTAGAGCTAGGTGGTACTTTCCATTCTGCAACAGATTGGGAACCATATGCTGAATGGATGCTAGATGTTTTAGATAATCGTCCACGTTTAGAAAATCTTGCGGGTAAAGGTAATAGCTATCCTCGCCCAGAATGGCGTCCTCAAACTAAATTTGAACGTCGTGGTATTGAATGCGGCCATAAAATTAATGATTTTATTTTCAAAAAAATCAACTAA
- a CDS encoding aspartate carbamoyltransferase catalytic subunit produces MHLASLHSPSQIQLNQHGNLKHFLTIEGLSKEVLTKILDTAASFFNDQNQLITNNLLEGRTVMNLFFENSTRTRTTFEAAAKRLSANVLNIDIARSSTSKGETLRDTLWNLEAMAADIFVVRHSSSGAAHFIAKDVCPDIAIINAGDGRHAHPTQAMLDMLTIRRETNKKFEDMSIAIIGDIKHSRVARSDVAALQTLGCKDIRVIAPNTLLPYGFEEYGADVRLFNKMEDGIRDCDVIITLRIQNERIDSPALASQAEFYKMYGLNPERLALAKPDCIVMHPGPMNRGVEIDSSIADGPQSVILHQVTNGIAVRMAVLALSMQGQLQEKGLLEAIAV; encoded by the coding sequence ATGCATTTGGCATCATTGCACTCTCCGAGCCAGATTCAACTTAATCAACACGGAAACCTAAAGCATTTTTTGACCATAGAAGGTCTATCTAAAGAAGTTCTTACAAAAATATTGGACACCGCGGCGTCCTTTTTTAATGACCAAAATCAGCTCATTACTAACAATCTCTTAGAAGGTCGTACGGTAATGAATCTTTTCTTTGAAAATTCTACTCGTACTCGAACAACCTTTGAAGCTGCCGCAAAGCGACTTTCTGCTAATGTTTTAAATATTGACATTGCAAGATCAAGTACTTCAAAAGGTGAAACATTACGAGATACGCTTTGGAATCTTGAAGCAATGGCGGCAGATATTTTTGTTGTACGTCATTCTTCTTCTGGAGCAGCACATTTTATTGCTAAAGATGTTTGTCCTGATATCGCAATTATTAATGCTGGTGATGGACGTCATGCACATCCAACACAAGCAATGTTGGATATGTTAACCATTCGACGTGAAACCAATAAAAAATTTGAAGATATGAGTATTGCCATTATTGGCGATATTAAACATTCACGTGTTGCTCGTTCTGATGTTGCTGCTTTACAGACTTTAGGATGCAAAGATATTCGTGTGATTGCTCCAAATACGTTATTGCCATACGGTTTTGAAGAGTATGGTGCAGATGTTCGTCTATTCAATAAAATGGAAGATGGCATTCGTGATTGCGATGTGATTATTACATTGCGTATTCAAAATGAGCGAATTGATTCTCCAGCTTTAGCTTCTCAAGCTGAATTTTATAAGATGTATGGATTAAATCCAGAAAGATTAGCACTTGCAAAACCTGATTGTATTGTAATGCATCCTGGGCCAATGAACCGTGGTGTGGAAATTGATTCGAGTATTGCCGATGGTCCTCAATCTGTAATTTTACATCAGGTGACCAATGGTATTGCCGTTCGTATGGCAGTATTGGCTTTGTCTATGCAAGGTCAATTACAAGAAAAAGGTTTATTAGAAGCGATTGCGGTATAA
- a CDS encoding dihydroorotase — protein sequence MSIVKIENVRVLDPINKTDNIQTVFLEHGKLVSASDDVNQVIDGQGKWLMPTMVDLCARLREPGQQQHGTLKSEGKAARENGILHVFTPPDSKPIVQDNGALIHGLVEKAMLDGGIYLKVIGAQTQGLLGKQPANMAGLKKGGCTAVSNANAPFADDDVVIRTLEYAAGLDMTVVFYAEEHQIAKDGCVHEGFVASRQGLPMIPALAETVAIAKYLLMIEATGVRAHFGLLSCGASVELIKLAKAKGLNVTCDVAMHQLHLTDQLIDGFNSLAHVRPPLRSEQDKELLRQGLKEGVIDAICTHHEPLSRSAKMAPFAETLSGFTAFDTYVPFGIQLVEEGLFEPLEWVEKVTIAPAKVANMYENWLQEFGWVLIDPKLEWQLNKDTIISHGKNTPLTQQTVKGKVVQTFSA from the coding sequence ATGAGTATTGTAAAAATTGAAAATGTACGTGTCTTAGACCCAATTAACAAGACAGATAATATTCAAACGGTTTTTCTTGAACATGGAAAATTGGTTTCAGCATCGGATGATGTAAACCAAGTTATTGATGGTCAAGGAAAATGGTTAATGCCTACTATGGTTGATTTATGTGCACGCTTACGTGAGCCAGGTCAACAACAGCATGGTACTTTAAAATCTGAAGGTAAAGCTGCACGTGAAAATGGTATTTTACATGTGTTTACCCCCCCAGATTCAAAACCAATTGTTCAAGACAATGGTGCGCTTATTCATGGTTTAGTTGAAAAAGCGATGCTTGATGGAGGTATTTATTTAAAAGTGATTGGGGCACAAACTCAAGGACTTTTAGGTAAGCAACCCGCAAATATGGCAGGTCTTAAAAAAGGTGGCTGTACAGCTGTTTCTAATGCAAATGCTCCTTTTGCAGATGATGATGTTGTTATTCGTACACTTGAATATGCTGCCGGTTTAGATATGACTGTCGTTTTTTATGCAGAAGAGCATCAAATTGCTAAAGATGGCTGTGTACATGAAGGTTTTGTTGCCTCACGTCAAGGTTTGCCAATGATTCCAGCTTTGGCTGAAACAGTAGCAATTGCTAAATATCTTCTGATGATTGAAGCAACAGGTGTACGTGCTCACTTTGGCTTGTTGTCATGCGGTGCATCAGTTGAGTTAATTAAGCTTGCAAAAGCGAAAGGTTTAAATGTGACCTGTGATGTTGCAATGCATCAATTACATTTAACAGATCAATTAATTGATGGATTTAATTCATTAGCACATGTTCGACCGCCATTACGTTCAGAACAAGATAAAGAGTTATTACGCCAAGGTTTGAAGGAAGGGGTTATTGATGCGATTTGTACACATCATGAACCATTAAGTCGTTCTGCTAAAATGGCACCATTTGCTGAAACATTATCTGGTTTTACAGCTTTTGATACCTATGTTCCATTTGGTATTCAATTAGTTGAAGAAGGATTATTTGAGCCATTAGAGTGGGTAGAAAAAGTGACTATTGCACCAGCAAAAGTAGCAAATATGTATGAAAATTGGTTGCAAGAGTTCGGATGGGTTTTGATTGATCCAAAGTTAGAATGGCAACTAAATAAAGATACAATTATTTCACATGGTAAAAATACACCGTTGACTCAACAAACAGTAAAAGGAAAGGTTGTTCAGACTTTTTCTGCATAA
- the rplI gene encoding 50S ribosomal protein L9 has translation MDIILLQRVKNLGKLGDKVSVKAGYGRNFLIPQGIAVAATESNTAAFEARRAELEKAEAEVLAAAQARADQLNEVNIVITAKAGDEGKLFGSIGTRDIADALTNAGLEVDRAEVRLPNGALRNTGEFNIAIQLHHDVVAEVLVTIVAE, from the coding sequence GTGGATATTATTTTATTACAACGCGTTAAAAACCTTGGTAAATTAGGCGATAAAGTTTCAGTTAAAGCTGGTTACGGCCGTAACTTCCTTATCCCTCAAGGTATTGCTGTTGCAGCAACAGAATCAAACACTGCTGCTTTTGAAGCTCGTCGCGCTGAACTTGAAAAAGCTGAAGCTGAAGTTTTAGCTGCTGCTCAAGCACGTGCTGACCAATTAAACGAAGTAAATATCGTAATCACTGCGAAAGCTGGTGACGAAGGTAAATTATTCGGTTCAATCGGTACTCGTGACATCGCTGATGCGTTAACTAATGCTGGTCTTGAAGTTGACCGTGCAGAAGTTCGTTTACCAAATGGTGCGCTTCGCAACACTGGTGAATTCAACATCGCAATCCAATTGCATCATGATGTTGTAGCAGAAGTTTTAGTTACTATCGTAGCTGAATAA
- a CDS encoding 4-phosphoerythronate dehydrogenase, translating to MKIIADENLAFTEYFFSDFGDIYQHAGRTLTHQDVEDADALLIRSVTQVNHQLIEKSQLKYIGSATIGTDHLDITEIEKQKIKWSNAAGCNAQAVVEYVITALLNLKPQLLDQNENFTLGIIGLGNVGSRLATMAQLLNWNVIAYDPFVERCHVNQVELNSLLQNADAISIHVPLTKTGDYPTYHLINASTLAQMKPDTILINSARGPVIAESALIEDLQKTNRAVVLDVFEHEPEISEELLNLIRIVTPHIAGYSLEGKARGTQMIYDAFCQTFNYKNDKEFETQLPVCDALFNTQDLKSVLKRYISEIYDIQRDDQNLRACLKDGKVDQKAFDYLRKTYPLRREWAAYGGPKA from the coding sequence ATGAAGATCATTGCAGATGAGAATTTAGCATTTACAGAATATTTTTTTTCTGACTTTGGTGATATTTACCAACATGCTGGTCGAACCTTAACTCATCAAGATGTAGAAGATGCAGATGCTTTATTAATACGATCTGTCACTCAGGTAAATCATCAATTAATTGAGAAGAGCCAACTTAAGTATATTGGTAGTGCTACGATTGGCACTGATCATTTAGACATTACAGAAATTGAAAAACAAAAAATAAAATGGTCAAATGCTGCCGGCTGTAATGCACAGGCTGTTGTTGAATATGTAATTACTGCTTTACTGAATTTAAAACCACAATTATTAGATCAAAATGAAAATTTTACATTAGGAATTATTGGATTAGGGAATGTCGGTTCTCGTTTAGCAACAATGGCTCAATTATTAAATTGGAATGTCATTGCGTATGATCCATTTGTAGAACGTTGTCATGTGAATCAAGTTGAATTAAATAGCTTACTTCAAAATGCTGATGCAATTTCAATTCATGTGCCTTTAACCAAAACAGGTGATTATCCAACCTATCATTTAATAAATGCTTCAACACTAGCTCAAATGAAACCAGATACGATTCTCATTAATTCTGCACGTGGTCCAGTTATTGCTGAATCTGCTTTAATTGAAGATCTTCAGAAAACAAATCGTGCTGTCGTTTTAGATGTATTTGAACATGAACCTGAAATTTCAGAAGAATTATTAAATTTAATTCGTATTGTGACACCACATATTGCAGGCTATAGCTTGGAAGGAAAAGCACGTGGTACTCAAATGATTTATGACGCATTCTGTCAAACATTTAATTATAAGAATGACAAAGAATTTGAAACACAATTACCAGTATGTGATGCTTTATTTAATACACAAGATTTAAAGTCAGTATTAAAAAGATATATTTCAGAAATTTATGATATTCAAAGAGATGATCAAAATTTACGCGCATGTCTTAAAGACGGTAAGGTAGATCAAAAAGCATTTGATTATTTAAGAAAAACTTATCCATTACGTCGTGAATGGGCAGCATATGGAGGGCCTAAGGCATGA
- the uraH gene encoding hydroxyisourate hydrolase — MKKIIFGALTASLATLSFAQNPLSVHVLNLESGLPSPNVSVVLEAQQGNNWVKLNEKKTDENGRIKELFPKETELQKGTYKVTFKTGEWFKEQNQRSFFPEVPVVFIVDGNLDHYHIPLLLSPYGYSTYRGN; from the coding sequence ATGAAAAAAATTATTTTTGGTGCCCTTACTGCTAGTTTAGCAACTTTAAGCTTTGCACAAAATCCGCTAAGTGTTCACGTTCTAAATCTAGAATCTGGTTTACCATCACCAAATGTTTCTGTCGTTCTTGAAGCTCAACAAGGTAATAATTGGGTAAAACTGAATGAAAAGAAAACAGATGAAAATGGTCGTATTAAAGAGTTATTCCCTAAAGAAACTGAACTTCAAAAAGGCACTTATAAAGTAACATTTAAAACTGGTGAATGGTTTAAAGAACAAAATCAACGTTCTTTCTTCCCTGAAGTTCCTGTTGTTTTTATTGTTGACGGTAATTTAGATCACTACCATATTCCACTTCTTCTAAGTCCATATGGCTATTCTACTTATCGTGGAAATTAA
- a CDS encoding rRNA large subunit pseudouridine synthase E, which yields MKIVILNKPYDVLSQFRPDEKHQTMADFIDDPELRIAGRLDMDSEGLMFLTDHGGLNQFITHPSNKKFKTYLVQVDGDITDEALEQLRKGVELNDGITLPAKAIKVSEPEWLWERVPPVRFRASVPTSWVEISICEGRNRQVRRMTATVGFPTLRLIRTKIGSIDLVQLGLQPGETKEIEPLLYPDFKDVPAAEPYRSRSYVKKPGGTGGKPINKKVNKDGTPKKKSGTPRIWQMEDGEKPRRKTNGTTRPSTKSRGRRTR from the coding sequence ATGAAAATCGTCATTCTCAATAAACCTTATGACGTCCTCTCCCAATTCCGTCCAGATGAAAAGCATCAAACCATGGCCGATTTCATCGATGATCCTGAACTACGAATTGCAGGTCGTTTGGATATGGACTCTGAAGGGTTAATGTTCCTTACCGATCATGGTGGTTTAAATCAATTTATTACACATCCTTCAAATAAAAAATTTAAAACTTATTTAGTTCAAGTTGATGGCGACATTACCGACGAAGCACTTGAGCAACTTCGTAAAGGTGTGGAATTAAATGATGGTATAACTTTACCAGCCAAAGCTATTAAGGTTTCAGAACCAGAATGGCTTTGGGAGCGTGTTCCACCAGTACGTTTCCGTGCATCTGTACCAACGTCTTGGGTTGAAATTTCTATTTGTGAAGGTCGTAACCGTCAGGTTCGTCGTATGACAGCAACTGTTGGTTTTCCAACTTTACGATTAATTCGTACTAAAATTGGTTCTATTGATTTGGTACAACTTGGGCTACAACCTGGTGAAACTAAAGAAATTGAACCTTTACTTTATCCTGATTTTAAAGATGTTCCTGCTGCAGAACCTTATCGTTCACGCTCATATGTGAAAAAACCAGGCGGTACTGGTGGCAAACCAATCAACAAAAAAGTCAATAAAGATGGTACACCAAAGAAAAAGTCAGGTACACCTCGCATTTGGCAAATGGAAGATGGTGAAAAGCCTCGCCGTAAAACGAATGGTACAACACGTCCAAGTACCAAAAGTCGTGGTCGTCGCACTCGTTAA
- the rpsF gene encoding 30S ribosomal protein S6: protein MRHYEIVLLVHPDQSDQVVGMVERYISHIKEAEGQIHRLEDWGRRQLAYPINKIHKAHYILMNIECGQTTLDELEELFRYNDAIIRSLVIRRENAITEESLLAKSAEEKRARKAQREEAQLAQDSAEA, encoded by the coding sequence ATGCGTCACTACGAAATCGTACTTCTGGTACATCCAGATCAAAGCGATCAAGTGGTAGGTATGGTTGAACGCTATATCTCTCACATTAAAGAAGCTGAAGGTCAAATTCACCGTCTTGAAGATTGGGGCCGTCGCCAATTGGCTTACCCAATTAACAAAATTCACAAAGCGCACTACATTTTAATGAATATTGAATGTGGTCAAACGACTCTTGACGAGCTTGAAGAATTGTTCCGTTATAACGATGCAATTATTCGTAGCCTTGTTATCCGTCGTGAAAACGCAATCACTGAAGAGTCTTTATTGGCTAAGAGTGCTGAAGAAAAACGTGCGCGTAAAGCTCAACGTGAAGAAGCACAATTGGCTCAAGACTCTGCTGAAGCATAA
- the dnaB gene encoding replicative DNA helicase, translating to MSQANAKSTQKSSKTEVNSAENSPLKEFRTPPHNLAIEQAVLAALMTVAESFEQVGDVLQESDFYATRHKYIFRAIDTLAKENSPYDAVLVNDWLIKQNLLDAAGGEEYLMQLMADSPSSFYNIETYAAKIKEFSTLRNMIKVSTEILQNAYDTKGRSVSEILDLAETNVFQIAEQHNNNKKNAGPKAITSVVADVFDKLNELSQMEGNITGLTTGFLELDNKTSGMQAGDLIIVAARPSMGKTTFAMNLVESVLFNNNLPALVFSMEMPADSIAMRLISAYGKVHQGHLRSGKLDGEEWSKVTGTILQLQEKNLYIDDSSALPPTELRARARRIAKQHGGKIGCIMVDYLQLMKVPGMGDNRVGEISEISRSLKALAKEMQCPVIALSQLNRSLENRPNKRPVMSDLRESGAIEQDADLIMFIYRDEVYNKESKEAGTAEIIIGKQRNGPIGTVRLAFEGQYTRFSNLSPEFYAQYNDEE from the coding sequence ATGTCACAGGCGAATGCCAAAAGCACACAAAAAAGCTCAAAAACAGAAGTGAATAGTGCTGAAAATTCTCCATTAAAAGAATTTCGTACCCCACCACATAACTTAGCAATTGAACAAGCTGTTCTTGCTGCGCTTATGACCGTTGCTGAATCTTTTGAGCAAGTCGGTGATGTTTTACAAGAAAGCGATTTTTATGCGACTCGACATAAATATATTTTCCGCGCAATTGATACGCTTGCCAAAGAAAACTCACCTTATGATGCCGTATTAGTCAATGACTGGCTCATTAAACAAAATCTGTTAGATGCTGCGGGTGGTGAAGAATACCTCATGCAACTTATGGCTGACTCTCCTTCTAGTTTCTATAATATTGAAACTTATGCAGCCAAAATTAAAGAATTTTCGACTTTAAGAAATATGATTAAAGTCAGTACTGAAATTTTACAAAATGCCTATGACACAAAAGGCAGATCTGTCAGTGAGATTTTAGATTTAGCTGAAACAAACGTATTCCAAATTGCTGAACAACATAATAACAATAAGAAAAATGCAGGCCCTAAAGCAATTACAAGTGTTGTTGCCGACGTTTTTGACAAACTCAATGAATTATCTCAAATGGAAGGTAATATCACTGGTTTAACAACAGGCTTCTTAGAATTAGATAATAAAACATCAGGAATGCAAGCTGGCGACTTAATTATTGTAGCTGCACGTCCTTCCATGGGTAAAACTACCTTTGCCATGAATCTTGTTGAGAGCGTACTCTTTAACAATAATCTTCCAGCACTCGTATTTTCTATGGAGATGCCAGCAGACTCCATTGCAATGCGTTTAATTTCAGCTTACGGTAAAGTTCATCAAGGACATTTACGTTCAGGTAAGTTAGATGGTGAAGAATGGTCAAAAGTCACAGGAACCATTTTACAGCTTCAAGAAAAAAATCTATATATTGATGATTCTTCTGCCCTACCACCAACCGAACTTCGTGCTCGTGCACGACGTATTGCAAAACAGCATGGTGGGAAAATTGGCTGTATCATGGTCGATTACTTGCAGTTAATGAAAGTTCCAGGCATGGGGGATAACCGTGTAGGTGAGATTTCTGAAATTTCTCGAAGTCTTAAAGCATTAGCTAAAGAAATGCAATGCCCTGTTATTGCTCTTTCACAGCTTAACCGCTCACTGGAAAACAGACCAAATAAACGCCCTGTAATGTCCGATCTCCGTGAATCTGGTGCGATCGAGCAGGATGCCGATTTAATCATGTTTATTTACCGAGATGAAGTCTACAATAAAGAATCTAAAGAAGCAGGAACGGCTGAAATCATTATTGGTAAACAGCGTAATGGTCCAATTGGTACAGTTCGTTTAGCTTTTGAAGGACAATACACACGTTTTAGTAATTTATCACCTGAGTTTTATGCTCAGTATAATGATGAGGAATAA
- a CDS encoding Rossmann-like and DUF2520 domain-containing protein, giving the protein MKIGFIGAGRVATHLAQQLQRHYEVVQIYSRDLLHAQKLAFIVNAEAINEFEKINQHLDLLIIAVSDQAIPSVIAQLKQLNFKGLIVHTSGSTHLNVLASSLDRVGIFYPLQTFSYESEINWQQTPLFIEAREKEDTELLNNIAQLLTEKVYQYSSEQRLSLHLAAVFACNFSNYCYDISKQILDQKQVDFSLLYPLILETAKKATMVSPDHAQTGPARRGDQNILHMHQNMLKAENQDNFLDVYSLLSQQILEKYQSNK; this is encoded by the coding sequence ATGAAAATAGGATTCATTGGCGCTGGTCGTGTAGCAACACATTTAGCACAACAATTACAGCGGCATTATGAGGTTGTTCAAATTTATAGTCGTGATTTATTGCATGCGCAAAAGCTCGCTTTTATAGTTAATGCAGAAGCGATTAATGAATTTGAAAAAATTAATCAGCATCTAGATTTATTGATTATTGCAGTAAGTGATCAAGCTATTCCATCGGTTATAGCTCAATTAAAACAATTGAATTTTAAAGGGTTAATTGTTCATACATCAGGGAGTACTCATCTTAATGTATTGGCAAGTTCTTTAGATCGGGTTGGGATATTTTATCCATTACAAACATTTAGCTATGAGAGTGAAATTAATTGGCAACAAACACCTCTCTTTATTGAAGCACGTGAGAAAGAAGACACTGAGCTTTTAAATAATATTGCGCAATTATTAACTGAAAAAGTATATCAATATTCATCTGAACAAAGATTAAGTTTACATTTAGCGGCTGTATTTGCCTGTAATTTTAGTAATTATTGTTATGATATTTCAAAGCAAATTTTAGATCAAAAACAAGTCGATTTTTCTTTGCTATATCCACTTATTTTAGAAACAGCAAAAAAAGCAACAATGGTGAGTCCAGATCATGCGCAAACAGGTCCTGCAAGAAGAGGGGATCAAAATATTCTTCATATGCATCAGAACATGTTAAAAGCTGAAAATCAGGATAATTTTTTAGATGTCTATTCGCTATTAAGTCAGCAAATTTTAGAAAAATATCAAAGTAATAAATAG
- the epmA gene encoding EF-P lysine aminoacylase EpmA → MTSQIQYQPTCDLKAMQARAKMYIQIRQFFAEKNVLEVETPILSQAGVTDVHLASIQVQRHLQGHKKTHYLQTSPEFAMKRLLASGSGPIYQICKVFRDDEHGRKHNSEFTMLEWYRPNMSLKELMLEVTDLLNVTLKHRFGEVRPTVLSYKHAFIDRLDLNPLKASVQELKDCCRRLGLNLDLGDDRLGYIDLLFSHFVEPSLGFDTPVFLTDFPHEMASLAKTKNDEDGELVAARFELYIEGLELANAYDELIDANILRARFEVDNIEREKLGLHIMPIDEYLLSALPNMTECSGIALGIDRLLMIATNQMKLEKVIAFPAHIS, encoded by the coding sequence ATGACATCTCAAATTCAATATCAGCCAACGTGCGACTTAAAAGCAATGCAAGCACGTGCAAAAATGTATATACAAATTCGTCAATTTTTTGCAGAAAAAAATGTTCTAGAAGTTGAAACTCCTATTTTGTCTCAAGCAGGCGTTACGGATGTGCATTTAGCATCAATTCAGGTACAGAGACATCTACAAGGGCATAAAAAAACACACTATTTACAAACATCACCAGAATTTGCAATGAAACGTTTGCTTGCAAGTGGTAGCGGTCCAATTTATCAGATTTGTAAAGTTTTTCGTGATGATGAGCATGGCAGAAAACATAATAGCGAATTTACAATGCTGGAATGGTACAGACCAAATATGAGTTTGAAAGAACTTATGTTGGAGGTAACAGATTTGTTAAATGTTACTCTAAAACATCGGTTTGGTGAAGTTCGACCAACAGTATTGAGCTATAAGCATGCATTTATAGATCGTTTGGATTTAAATCCTTTAAAAGCAAGCGTTCAAGAACTCAAAGATTGTTGCCGAAGATTGGGGTTAAATCTAGACTTAGGTGATGATCGATTAGGATATATTGATTTATTATTTTCTCATTTTGTTGAGCCTAGTTTAGGTTTTGATACCCCTGTTTTTTTAACAGACTTTCCACATGAAATGGCATCGTTAGCAAAAACGAAAAATGATGAAGATGGAGAATTAGTTGCTGCACGCTTTGAGCTTTATATTGAAGGTCTAGAGCTTGCAAATGCTTATGATGAGTTAATTGATGCAAATATTTTAAGAGCCCGTTTCGAGGTAGATAATATTGAGCGTGAAAAGCTTGGGCTTCATATTATGCCAATAGATGAGTATTTGCTTAGTGCTTTGCCAAATATGACCGAATGTTCAGGTATTGCATTGGGTATTGATCGTTTATTAATGATTGCGACTAACCAAATGAAATTAGAGAAAGTGATTGCTTTTCCAGCACATATTTCATAA